Below is a genomic region from Pseudazoarcus pumilus.
TTATGCTTGATTTCACGATAGGACACATTATGTTTTATCGTGTTTGGCATGCTAGGGTTTGGGGTTTTGCTTGTCAGCTGGGGAGTTTTTCCTGCTGACAAAATTCAGGCAGTAAAAAAACGGGACCTTCGGGTCCCGTTTTTGTTGCTGGTGAAGCTGCGGATCAGGTGAGGTGGCTGCGCATGATTTCGCTGATGTGGCTGAAGACATGGGGAGCCTTACGCGTGTCTTCGTCTAGCGCCTCCCACACATCTCTCGCGCTGATGCCTGCGTACCCATCGGATAACCGTTCGTCGAGTATCTCCGCGATACGTGCCTGCAATTTCTGCCGACTCTGTTCTCCCTGAGCAGCCCGGTAACGACTGTGCCGCTCGGCAAGAGCCCGTGCCTCGGCGTTTGCACGCAGATATAGGTGCTTGCGTCCCACTCCGAGTTGTTGGGCCGCTTCAGAAATCGAGATTGGCGTGAGCGTGAGCAGCATCTTGCGCAGCTCGGCGCGAATTGCCTCCCAGTCGAGCTCGCGAGAAACAATCCCCGCGCGCGGGCTGCTGCCAAGGTCGATAGACAGTTGGGGCGGGTCGATGGGCATGACCCAGTCTTCGACTTCACCCGCAAACAGACGGTCCAGACCGATACCGCCATGCAGGCCAATCGTCAGCCAGGCTTTGAGGTTGGGCAGTCCACCGTTGTTGAGCCAGTGTGAGACACCGCTCTTCGAGAAGCCGTAGCGTGAAGCAAACTGCGTCATCCTGCCGCAGGCCATGCGCTCGATTACGGTTTCGATCAGCGGCAGGCGACCTTCTTCGCTGACCTGCGGAGCCTTCGCCAGCATCTGTCCAACAGTGCGGGCGATCCATAGGCGCTCCGGAGTAGCGTCTTCCGCTTGCGCATCTCCGAGAAACCCCCCGCAATGCGTGCAGTAGCCTGGGACAACGATGCTTGCGCGATTGCGCACATTCGAGCGTTCGCAGTGCGGGCAGGTCGAGACCAGTTCTACCCTGTGTTTCGAGCACACCGTTACAGGGGCGACATCCCATGCGAGCCTCAGATAAGGCTCCCGTCCCTCTTCGCGATCTTCTGCTAGGCAGCAGGGGCACCATCGATCCGATTTCGGTGCAAGGCCCGGAGTGCCGACCAGGTGCTGCCAAGGGCTCAGGGTCAGACGGTCGAGATTCTCGACGCCGGTAAGCTCCGCGAGCCTGGATGCCCACAGCTCGCTCTGGTCGGACGCGCCGGAGAGACTTCGCTGGTGCCATGCGTACTTGGCGCAGACCTCCTCGCCGAAGTGGTCCAGCACCCAGTCAGTCAGCTTCTGTGCCGTCATGCTGTGAGAGTGTGCCAAGCGTGCGATGTAGCTCGTCAGGCTCTCGACTTCGGGCGTGCCGATGCCGATTGGGGGCAGTGCGTGAAGTGTCGTGCGCGGATTCGGTGTGCGATGCATCAGACGACCCTCCGCTTCTCGGATGCAGCGGGACGAAGCAGGTGCCGCTCAAGGCCGGGCGCAATGCGCGACTCACCCTCGAGAATCTCACGCGTGATCTGTGTCACCTGTGCGTCAGCGAGCAGCGCGCGACGCAGCATCTCTTCCGACCAGCTGTATTTGCCGACCAGCAGATTCAGACGGCCCAGAATCGAGCGCAAGGTACCCACGCACCCGAGCGTGTTCACCTGCAGTTCGTCCGCGTAGCGCAGCAGATCGACATCTTTCAGGTACGGGAAGTAGCCAGCGAGTTTGTTCAGACAACCCCGGAAGGCACGAACGTCGGCCGGGACGTCCTGCCGATAGCGGCCGAAGTGAATCACGTGGATGCGGCGCGAGAGCTGCGCAGAGAGCGACACAGTCTCAAGCAGATCGTAGGAGCCGAGCAGGATCCACTGCGTACCGCACTTGTTCGACAACGACTTGAGCGTGTTGATGTGCTTCACCAGATCCTGCGGCCTGCACTGCATCATGATGTGTGCAGCCTCGTCGATCACCACGAAGCGGGTGCCGCGGTTACGCAGAGAACGCTCCACCGCGGTTCGCAAGTCCGAGAGCCGGTTCTGGTGCGGGCCGAGCGACCGGCTGACGCGGCCAGTTTCCGGATTCACGCCGTATGAAGTGCGGGGCACGTTGAGATCGCCTTCGAGCGACTCCAGGATGCTCTGGTAGAAAAGACGCCATGAGAAGTCTCGCTCGCCTGAGGCCGGCGCTTCGATGCGGATCGCCGGGATCAGGCCAGGGTTGTTTTGCATCGCGTCGGACTGATGGTCGAGTTCGGCTTCGATGAGGTACTCGCCCAAAGTCGTCTTGCCGACTCCTGTAGGTCCACATAGCACGAGGATGTTGGCGTCGTTTCGGGCGTCGAGCATCAGCATGACTTCATCGATGGCGTTACCGATAAAGGGGTGCTTGATGCGAGGGATGCAGGCGGTGGTCAGGGCTGCGCCGTGTTCAGGGTGCGTCATTGCTTCTCCGATTTCAGAAAGTGTCAAAGTCCGGTATGTCGCAACCTGCCGCATCGCCCTTATCGGGCGAGTGGGGCAGAGCGTTCGTAGCGGGCGTCATTGCCGCTTGGTTGTCCTCGGGATGCGCACTGGGCGCAGGGTCTGATGGCCTGATTTCAATCGGTGGTAGTGCGTCGCGGACGGCCACCGCGCCGATTCCGATGTCTTGATAGAGGTCGCGGTTTGCCTGCTGACGCTCAAGTGCCAGCGCGACGGCGCCTGCGGGCGTGAAGGTGCGCATGAACTCGACGAGGCGCTGTGCGGTGATTTCCTCGTTCTCGCGAACTCGCCGCATGGCGAGCATTTCGTTCGAGATCAGCTCGCGCTCCTTTTCGGTCAAACCGCGCAGGCTCGCCAGAGCGCGGCAGTGCGCGGCGACCCAGCGGTTGGTGACCTGCACGAATACCTTGGAGCAGTCCCACGGGTCGTACCGCACCGGGACTTTCACGCCATGGAGCTTGGTATCCCTGAATTCCGGGCACCAGAAGTAGAAGTTGTTGTTGAGCTTGATGCCGCGTTGGCGGTCGACCTTGCGCGTGCCGCCGCGGCTCACGAGCGGGCAACTCAGTATCAGGAAGTCCTGGGTGAGCGTTACGATTCGATGTTCGCGCTGGCCGGACAGCTTCATGCTGCGCTCGAACGCGTCTCGAGGACTTACGCCAAGGGTTGCGTGCTTGGTCGTGTCGTAGTGTTCGAACGCCCAGTACTCGATGCCCAAGTAGAGCGCGTTCAGATCCCACTCTGCCAGCCGCGAGGGCAGAAACTTGCCGGTGGTGGTCCGGACGTTCCTCAGCGCCTTGGTGTTACCAGCGAGGTTGTGCACGTAGACCGAATTCGCTGTTCCGAACACGCGCTCCATCACCGACCCCATGCGCGGTTGCCCCGCAGGTCGGTAGCGGACGTAGATGCCCATCAGCTCGGCGAAAAGCCCGAAGTTCTCGGAACGAAAATCCGCGCCGTTATCGACCACGATGAACTGTGGAAGACGCTGATGGCGCCGAACGATGTCGCGCAGCAGCATCATGTTCGAGCGGTAGGAAGGGCTGTCGTACGACAGATAGACGCCCAGGATGCGTCTGGTGAAAGCGTCGATAGCAAATGACAGCCACGGTCGACCAAGCGACACGCCAGTGCGAGAGCACACCAGCTCGATATCGATCTGCGTGTGGTCCATGTGCACGTACTGAAATGGACGGGTGCCGTGCACCGGCGTGTCGACATGCAGCACGTCGACGAATTCGGCGTTCTGGTAAGTCCTGCGCGAGCCGTGCCGGGCCGCATCGGATCGTTGCTGCGACAACGCCTTGATGCGAGCAATCAGCGTCGGATAGCTGGGTGCCTTGATGCCGCGCTGGGCGCAGAGCGCCTGAAGTTTGTTGTGGCAGTGCTTGGCATTGGGCGCGCGGCTTGTCAGGTGCTCTTCACGGAGTACCTGCTCGATGGCGGCCTCTTGTTCGTCGGTCAGGCGGGAGGTGCGATTGCCGCGGTCGTGGGTGCGCGGAATCAGTGCAATCCGCTCATCCACCCCCTCGATACGAGCGCGCAGTACTTTGCCCAGATGCCGACGCTGAGTACGGGTGAGCTCCGTGGCGACCTCAAGCGCCTGGGCGCGCTTGAGGCCATCACGTAGTTGCTTCTCACTGAAGTCGTACAAGCTTCTACGCTCTGTGCCAGGGATGGGCTCAAGCGCGGATACGTCGCTGCGTGCAGCGAGCTTGACCAACGTTTCAATGGGTACGTCAATAGGGTGCCCGTCGGGCCCTTCGAGCACCGCGTGGGACGCGCCAGTCATGACTACATTGTATGGTTGGTGGTCGTAGGTGATCTGCGCGCCAGGCTTCAGGACGAAAGATCCGGCCAGCTCGAACGGCTTTTGGGCGGTACGCTGAAGCTCGAACTCGCGCACGGCGGTGTCGCGAAACACGCGGCAGCGGGTGGGCTCATTGAGCGCTTGGGTATCGATTTCAGCGACCAGCAATCCGTCGGCAATCAGTTTGAAAAGATCGTCCGGACGGCAATCGAGCAACTCATGCAGTTCGGCAAGGTACATCGTTGCCTGTTCAGCTAGCGACTTTCGAACAGCGAGCTCCACATCGATGGGGCAGGCAGGGGCGGCCGGGTGCAGATAGTCCTCGAGAAACAGAATGTTCTCGATCCGTCGCTGCGGGATGTCTGCATTGCTCAAGATTCGGTAGCCCAGTCCGCGCTCGGCGAACCACTGTTCAATGAGCGGCGCACGGCAGCGGCCTTCCGGATCGATCTGGTATCGCCAGGGGTAGCGCTGGGCAAGCCGTACGAGTTTGCTGTGCGGCTTCCATTCCTCAACCCAGATCTCGCGTTCCTGGATGACCAAGAAGTCCGGGGTATGGTCTATCTGATGAATCTCACCGTCCGAGTCGATGCACTCCATGCGCACACGGAAAGGCTGCGGGTAGTACTCAAGCACATCGGGGTCGTGCTCCAGGCGTACGGCGGCCGGAAACTCGATATGCCGGCTCTCGGTATCGATGGGCCGCTGCATCTTGCGGCTCTGATACGTCGTGATGACGTTGCCGCCGCCCTTGGACGCGACGGGGCGAACAGGGGCCAGGCGGACGGCGTCCGTGATCAGTTTCAGTCCGGCGACTG
It encodes:
- a CDS encoding TniQ family protein; this encodes MHRTPNPRTTLHALPPIGIGTPEVESLTSYIARLAHSHSMTAQKLTDWVLDHFGEEVCAKYAWHQRSLSGASDQSELWASRLAELTGVENLDRLTLSPWQHLVGTPGLAPKSDRWCPCCLAEDREEGREPYLRLAWDVAPVTVCSKHRVELVSTCPHCERSNVRNRASIVVPGYCTHCGGFLGDAQAEDATPERLWIARTVGQMLAKAPQVSEEGRLPLIETVIERMACGRMTQFASRYGFSKSGVSHWLNNGGLPNLKAWLTIGLHGGIGLDRLFAGEVEDWVMPIDPPQLSIDLGSSPRAGIVSRELDWEAIRAELRKMLLTLTPISISEAAQQLGVGRKHLYLRANAEARALAERHSRYRAAQGEQSRQKLQARIAEILDERLSDGYAGISARDVWEALDEDTRKAPHVFSHISEIMRSHLT
- a CDS encoding ATP-binding protein; amino-acid sequence: MTHPEHGAALTTACIPRIKHPFIGNAIDEVMLMLDARNDANILVLCGPTGVGKTTLGEYLIEAELDHQSDAMQNNPGLIPAIRIEAPASGERDFSWRLFYQSILESLEGDLNVPRTSYGVNPETGRVSRSLGPHQNRLSDLRTAVERSLRNRGTRFVVIDEAAHIMMQCRPQDLVKHINTLKSLSNKCGTQWILLGSYDLLETVSLSAQLSRRIHVIHFGRYRQDVPADVRAFRGCLNKLAGYFPYLKDVDLLRYADELQVNTLGCVGTLRSILGRLNLLVGKYSWSEEMLRRALLADAQVTQITREILEGESRIAPGLERHLLRPAASEKRRVV
- a CDS encoding Mu transposase C-terminal domain-containing protein; the protein is MLAAPERMRLLDRLGLPVAGLKLITDAVRLAPVRPVASKGGGNVITTYQSRKMQRPIDTESRHIEFPAAVRLEHDPDVLEYYPQPFRVRMECIDSDGEIHQIDHTPDFLVIQEREIWVEEWKPHSKLVRLAQRYPWRYQIDPEGRCRAPLIEQWFAERGLGYRILSNADIPQRRIENILFLEDYLHPAAPACPIDVELAVRKSLAEQATMYLAELHELLDCRPDDLFKLIADGLLVAEIDTQALNEPTRCRVFRDTAVREFELQRTAQKPFELAGSFVLKPGAQITYDHQPYNVVMTGASHAVLEGPDGHPIDVPIETLVKLAARSDVSALEPIPGTERRSLYDFSEKQLRDGLKRAQALEVATELTRTQRRHLGKVLRARIEGVDERIALIPRTHDRGNRTSRLTDEQEAAIEQVLREEHLTSRAPNAKHCHNKLQALCAQRGIKAPSYPTLIARIKALSQQRSDAARHGSRRTYQNAEFVDVLHVDTPVHGTRPFQYVHMDHTQIDIELVCSRTGVSLGRPWLSFAIDAFTRRILGVYLSYDSPSYRSNMMLLRDIVRRHQRLPQFIVVDNGADFRSENFGLFAELMGIYVRYRPAGQPRMGSVMERVFGTANSVYVHNLAGNTKALRNVRTTTGKFLPSRLAEWDLNALYLGIEYWAFEHYDTTKHATLGVSPRDAFERSMKLSGQREHRIVTLTQDFLILSCPLVSRGGTRKVDRQRGIKLNNNFYFWCPEFRDTKLHGVKVPVRYDPWDCSKVFVQVTNRWVAAHCRALASLRGLTEKERELISNEMLAMRRVRENEEITAQRLVEFMRTFTPAGAVALALERQQANRDLYQDIGIGAVAVRDALPPIEIRPSDPAPSAHPEDNQAAMTPATNALPHSPDKGDAAGCDIPDFDTF